Proteins co-encoded in one Parafrankia discariae genomic window:
- a CDS encoding pilin, whose protein sequence is MVWLGVAGGLAAAGWLLVQPAGAPGGAGVLVPFGSVGDLARVGCAALAGSLAILLLGAGGVAVDPSPRRGRREDLLRLWVGCVVVVVLLVVLCDVAGAAAVVTGQQAPPPPAPVSTAPDLDTVLNNARNWLMGILATVATFFFTLGAARYGSAGGDPGEVERAKGAFRNAAIGYSLAVLAPLVLKALRSVVGA, encoded by the coding sequence ATGGTGTGGCTGGGGGTGGCCGGGGGGCTGGCCGCGGCGGGGTGGCTGCTGGTACAGCCCGCCGGTGCGCCGGGCGGGGCGGGGGTGTTGGTGCCGTTCGGGTCGGTGGGGGACCTGGCCCGGGTGGGCTGCGCGGCGCTGGCCGGCTCGCTGGCGATCCTGCTCCTGGGGGCGGGCGGGGTCGCGGTGGACCCGTCGCCGCGGCGAGGGCGGCGTGAGGATCTGCTCCGGCTCTGGGTCGGGTGCGTGGTCGTCGTGGTGCTGCTGGTCGTGCTCTGCGATGTGGCGGGGGCGGCGGCGGTCGTGACCGGGCAGCAGGCGCCTCCGCCACCGGCGCCGGTCTCGACCGCGCCGGATCTGGACACGGTGTTGAACAACGCGAGGAACTGGCTGATGGGGATCCTGGCCACGGTCGCGACGTTCTTCTTCACCCTCGGGGCCGCGCGGTACGGGAGCGCGGGTGGGGATCCCGGGGAGGTGGAGCGCGCGAAAGGCGCGTTCCGTAACGCGGCGATCGGGTACAGCCTCGCGGTCCTCGCGCCGTTGGTGTTGAAGGCTTTGCGTTCGGTGGTCGGCGCCTGA